A DNA window from Patescibacteria group bacterium contains the following coding sequences:
- a CDS encoding type II secretion system protein: MKKGFTLIELLVVVSIIGILATVLVVNLSTSQVKARNARIQNDVEQLSSAAEIILLGSAAFTGSSIGLKTDDLSLPIKSGNTAPRISVGVNSFREEGSTVNLIASPPSNPASNVATDKYHYYFMKTNATGTAYVIYAMAADTFKGTDSPTLATGDKFYFCKTGKACSIKILTDTDAATPSY, from the coding sequence ATGAAAAAGGGTTTTACTTTGATCGAACTATTGGTGGTGGTCAGTATTATAGGTATCCTTGCGACCGTGTTGGTCGTCAATCTTTCTACATCTCAGGTCAAAGCGCGAAATGCCCGCATCCAAAACGATGTAGAGCAACTCTCGAGTGCTGCAGAAATTATTCTTTTGGGTTCGGCGGCTTTTACCGGAAGCTCGATCGGTCTAAAAACTGATGATTTAAGTTTGCCCATCAAATCAGGCAATACAGCGCCTCGAATATCAGTGGGAGTCAATTCATTTCGTGAGGAGGGTTCAACGGTCAATCTTATAGCTAGCCCACCCTCTAACCCAGCCTCGAATGTAGCTACTGATAAATATCATTATTATTTTATGAAGACTAACGCTACCGGCACGGCCTATGTAATTTATGCTATGGCCGCAGATACTTTTAAGGGCACTGACTCTCCTACGTTAGCTACCGGAGATAAGTTCTACTTCTGTAAGACTGGGAAAGCATGCAGCATCAAGATATTGACCGATACTGACGCGGCGACCCCATCCTATTAA
- a CDS encoding prepilin peptidase, with product MLYNSILIFVIGLAIGSFLNVVILRMDELKTIINSRSHCPDCRKTIAWYDLIPFVSFVLLWGKCRNCGKKISWQYPLVELGVGSVFLILFLFFSFTPLFFLYALIFSLLTVVFVYDLRTQTVPEAFVWAALILSLGTFYFIKGQPAIPMLEGALLAGGFLALLVYTSKEKWMGAGDIKIGLILGLLAGFPGALLAMFFSFFSGSILGLIYLFATRGKVDKKGLKTSLPFAPFLILSSFLVITYGKIVVDWYFGLF from the coding sequence ATGTTATATAATTCTATCCTGATATTCGTAATAGGTCTCGCAATTGGCTCGTTTCTCAACGTAGTCATTTTGCGTATGGATGAGCTCAAGACAATCATCAATTCTAGGTCTCATTGTCCCGATTGTCGCAAGACCATCGCCTGGTACGATCTGATCCCTTTTGTCTCCTTCGTCCTGCTTTGGGGGAAATGCCGCAATTGTGGCAAGAAGATTTCATGGCAATATCCGCTGGTAGAGCTTGGTGTCGGATCGGTATTTCTGATTCTATTCCTATTTTTCAGTTTCACACCGCTATTCTTCCTCTATGCGCTAATCTTCTCACTGCTCACCGTAGTCTTTGTCTATGATCTTCGGACGCAGACAGTGCCTGAGGCCTTTGTCTGGGCGGCTCTGATCTTGTCTCTTGGCACATTTTATTTCATCAAAGGCCAACCAGCGATACCAATGCTCGAGGGCGCCTTGCTTGCTGGAGGATTCTTAGCACTACTTGTCTATACGTCCAAAGAGAAGTGGATGGGAGCGGGGGATATCAAGATTGGGCTTATCCTTGGACTTCTGGCCGGTTTCCCTGGTGCCTTGCTGGCGATGTTTTTCTCATTTTTCTCTGGCTCTATTCTCGGATTGATTTACCTCTTTGCGACTCGCGGGAAAGTGGATAAGAAGGGGCTAAAGACCTCTTTGCCCTTTGCGCCGTTCCTTATCCTGTCTTCGTTTTTGGTCATTACTTATGGTAAAATAGTAGTAGACTGGTATTTCGGCTTGTTTTAA
- a CDS encoding type II secretion system protein, giving the protein MIRKAYTLIELLVAMGIMGLLLTVGIPSFSGFNNSINFKDKVDEVNSLINQTYLMSRNPDSLSTVQYQVSVDVDDSTKLNLSNCIEVDAVSGLCINDNVIKTVTLSAGEEFQAGTFGLGESYIVCPTNLEKSCVIGSNPVTFSIMDSRVSKQADFTAETGPFKVKTEISVVN; this is encoded by the coding sequence GTGATCAGAAAAGCCTACACCTTAATCGAGCTCCTGGTGGCTATGGGTATTATGGGCCTACTTTTGACGGTAGGGATCCCTTCTTTTAGTGGTTTCAACAACTCAATAAATTTCAAAGACAAGGTGGATGAGGTCAATAGCCTGATCAATCAGACTTATCTGATGTCTCGTAATCCCGACAGTTTGTCGACAGTTCAATATCAGGTCAGTGTCGACGTGGATGATTCGACGAAGTTGAATCTTTCGAATTGTATCGAAGTTGATGCTGTCTCAGGGTTATGTATAAATGACAACGTTATAAAAACGGTGACACTTTCGGCGGGCGAAGAGTTCCAGGCAGGAACTTTTGGCCTCGGTGAGAGTTATATCGTTTGCCCGACTAATCTAGAAAAAAGCTGTGTGATTGGCAGCAACCCCGTGACGTTTTCGATTATGGATTCACGAGTGTCAAAGCAGGCAGATTTTACAGCCGAAACTGGCCCGTTTAAAGTTAAAACCGAGATTTCGGTGGTCAATTGA
- a CDS encoding type II secretion system protein, translating into MIKVQLSIINDQLIIKLMKIKNKIRPAFTLIEILIATSIFSLLMVMTSGIVAESSGYQAKIKALRNVSAETRKAADFISNEIRSANGSGTVEYVNSAGLKSVSYSTSLAIFNCNQTYCDPQYRTTADITTPGFALPDHSNLTGNVLITFVKEDGIARAHVIAFRDNNQHKLYFKKVSADLNINSEVGSMSEDDVYSGKEESDGTGVEMAAHFGGFAPGKEDLHPRHSYVTFLVTARTRGYDDLPSVQRAIASIRSMVVMRSY; encoded by the coding sequence ATGATCAAGGTTCAATTATCAATTATCAATGATCAATTAATTATCAAATTAATGAAAATTAAAAATAAAATTAGACCGGCTTTTACTCTTATTGAGATACTGATCGCGACGTCGATTTTCTCATTGCTCATGGTTATGACGAGTGGGATTGTGGCTGAGAGCTCTGGCTATCAGGCCAAGATCAAGGCGCTTCGAAATGTATCGGCGGAGACGAGAAAAGCAGCTGACTTTATTAGCAATGAAATTAGATCGGCCAACGGCTCGGGTACCGTTGAATATGTCAATTCAGCTGGCTTAAAAAGCGTATCGTATTCTACGAGCTTGGCAATCTTTAACTGCAATCAGACTTATTGCGATCCGCAATACAGGACGACTGCTGATATCACTACGCCGGGATTCGCTCTGCCTGATCACTCGAATCTTACTGGCAACGTCTTGATCACGTTCGTCAAAGAGGACGGGATTGCTCGAGCCCATGTTATTGCTTTCAGGGATAACAACCAACACAAGTTATACTTCAAAAAAGTTAGTGCAGACTTGAATATAAATTCTGAAGTCGGATCGATGAGCGAAGATGACGTTTATAGTGGAAAAGAAGAATCTGACGGTACGGGCGTTGAAATGGCGGCGCATTTTGGTGGATTCGCGCCGGGCAAGGAAGACTTGCACCCGAGACACTCCTATGTTACCTTTCTTGTGACCGCCAGGACGAGGGGATACGACGATTTGCCTTCGGTTCAGCGTGCAATCGCGTCCATTCGGTCTATGGTAGTAATGCGGAGTTATTAA
- a CDS encoding ribonuclease HI family protein, translating into MSEKIFINTDGGSRGNPGPCGIGIVFFDEKGQEFHRHDEYIGEGTNNTAEYRAIIKALEILTKSKWFVENNSKENEVVCRLDSQLVVEQINGRYKVKQSHIAEYMEEIKKLLSQSIVRVSFVHIPREQNKIADRLVNKALDAKTVW; encoded by the coding sequence ATGTCAGAAAAGATATTCATCAATACAGACGGTGGTTCTAGAGGAAATCCAGGTCCTTGCGGAATTGGAATTGTTTTTTTTGATGAGAAGGGGCAAGAGTTTCATCGTCATGATGAATACATTGGTGAGGGTACGAATAACACAGCTGAATACCGCGCCATTATCAAAGCCTTGGAAATACTGACCAAAAGTAAATGGTTTGTTGAGAACAACAGCAAAGAGAACGAGGTCGTCTGCCGTCTCGACAGCCAACTGGTCGTAGAGCAGATCAATGGACGTTACAAAGTCAAACAGTCTCATATAGCTGAGTATATGGAAGAGATCAAAAAACTACTCTCCCAGAGTATTGTAAGGGTTTCCTTCGTACACATTCCAAGAGAGCAAAATAAAATTGCCGACCGCCTGGTGAACAAAGCTCTCGACGCAAAGACTGTGTGGTGA
- the amrB gene encoding AmmeMemoRadiSam system protein B, which translates to MLKTKYPLYILVFCLMVGGFFLISIYRKPTISLNTNSSNLIDLSADTVSAKISTLIVPHHDLVAEKRAKLFELAMNYTDYPDTIILVSTNHFDTGSYDILTTDKTWNLASGKLRPDSAIIASLVKKNLVAVQETAFAGEHGIANILPDIYLNFPDSEIVPIIIKPKTEKVILDNLLVGLNEACINNCLLVDSVDFSHYQPASLAQIHDDFTIRALNNLDESSILKSEVDSVESLYLGMKWAEGKNAKKFNLVENTNSGVIASDRDVESTSYVFGWYEQGIANKKIEDSVSFTIGGDMMFDRLVDYTFRGDKIFDIFSNLGDRTFWGTDLAIANLEGPISATPIPADGTRDSLVFNFPPKTTDVLLGLHFNALSLANNHALNHGKSGFENTIKVLNEAGIRPIGSQNTFDETSVAEFGLPGKKISVITIESLEVSKNLTEVIQAEKAKGNKVLVFPHWGTEYEPIHSIAQAKLAYAWIDAGADIVIGSHPHVIQDAEIYKGKPIFYSLGNLLFDQTFSAPTQHGLIIAGEFKGDNLSLVLLPTVQNKLKPELLTGQEKTDFITKMRGYLNLPVANQGLNYDKIEISI; encoded by the coding sequence ATGTTAAAAACAAAATATCCGCTGTATATATTAGTCTTTTGTCTGATGGTCGGTGGATTTTTTTTGATCTCGATTTATCGCAAACCGACTATCTCTCTCAATACAAATTCGTCCAATCTGATTGATCTCAGCGCCGACACTGTCAGTGCGAAAATATCTACTCTCATCGTCCCGCACCATGATTTGGTCGCAGAAAAGCGAGCCAAGCTGTTCGAACTGGCCATGAATTATACTGATTACCCCGACACTATCATATTGGTCTCGACCAACCATTTTGATACTGGAAGTTATGACATTTTGACGACAGACAAAACCTGGAATCTGGCCAGTGGAAAGCTACGGCCAGACTCGGCGATAATTGCTTCGTTGGTCAAGAAGAATTTAGTCGCAGTTCAGGAAACAGCTTTTGCTGGCGAGCATGGGATTGCCAATATTTTGCCTGATATCTACTTGAATTTTCCTGATTCAGAAATTGTGCCGATAATTATCAAGCCAAAAACCGAAAAGGTTATCTTGGACAATTTGCTGGTCGGCTTGAACGAAGCTTGTATCAATAATTGTCTTTTGGTCGATTCTGTTGATTTTTCTCATTACCAACCTGCCTCTCTGGCGCAAATTCACGATGATTTTACCATCCGCGCGCTCAATAATCTCGACGAAAGTTCGATCTTGAAATCAGAGGTTGACTCAGTCGAGAGCCTATATCTCGGTATGAAGTGGGCCGAAGGCAAAAACGCGAAGAAATTCAATCTAGTCGAAAATACAAATTCTGGTGTGATTGCTTCGGACCGTGACGTAGAGTCAACATCCTACGTCTTTGGTTGGTATGAGCAGGGGATTGCCAACAAAAAGATCGAGGATTCAGTTAGTTTCACGATCGGTGGCGACATGATGTTCGATCGCTTGGTTGATTATACCTTCCGCGGCGACAAGATATTCGATATTTTCAGTAACCTTGGCGACAGAACATTTTGGGGCACTGATCTTGCGATTGCAAATCTTGAAGGTCCAATTAGTGCTACTCCGATTCCTGCTGACGGGACGAGAGACAGCCTGGTGTTTAATTTCCCGCCCAAAACGACTGATGTTCTTTTGGGGCTTCATTTTAACGCTCTGAGCCTGGCCAACAATCACGCGCTAAACCATGGGAAATCTGGCTTTGAAAATACAATCAAAGTGCTTAACGAAGCGGGGATTAGGCCAATTGGGAGTCAAAATACTTTCGACGAAACTTCAGTAGCTGAGTTTGGCTTGCCAGGCAAAAAGATATCAGTGATTACGATTGAATCGTTGGAAGTCTCGAAAAATTTAACCGAAGTTATTCAGGCAGAAAAAGCCAAAGGCAATAAGGTTTTGGTTTTCCCGCATTGGGGCACAGAATATGAGCCGATTCATTCTATTGCCCAAGCCAAACTTGCCTACGCTTGGATTGACGCGGGCGCCGATATTGTGATCGGTAGCCATCCCCATGTGATCCAGGACGCGGAGATATACAAGGGGAAGCCCATATTCTACTCACTTGGTAATTTACTTTTTGACCAAACATTTTCTGCTCCCACCCAGCACGGACTGATAATTGCAGGCGAGTTTAAAGGTGACAATTTAAGTCTAGTATTGCTTCCGACAGTTCAAAACAAGCTCAAACCTGAGCTTTTGACTGGTCAGGAAAAAACAGATTTTATTACCAAAATGCGAGGCTATCTAAATCTGCCAGTGGCCAATCAGGGCTTGAATTATGATAAAATAGAAATAAGTATATAA
- a CDS encoding DUF167 domain-containing protein, which translates to MKLVNVKVVPGAKAEQIQISIDGSLKVWVRGKPVDGEANRAVIKILAKYFEVAPSLIGIKSGHTSRNKLIEVDI; encoded by the coding sequence ATGAAATTGGTAAACGTAAAAGTAGTGCCGGGAGCAAAGGCTGAACAGATCCAGATTTCAATCGACGGAAGTCTCAAGGTTTGGGTCCGGGGCAAACCCGTCGACGGTGAGGCGAATCGAGCCGTGATCAAAATCCTGGCCAAATATTTCGAAGTGGCGCCGAGCCTGATAGGGATCAAAAGCGGCCATACCTCGAGAAATAAATTGATCGAAGTAGATATTTGA
- the ileS gene encoding isoleucine--tRNA ligase: MSFKKIDSRLNLPLEEENILKFWRENNIFKQTLEKDSPEGNFVFFEGPPTANGKPGIHHVLARSFKDLFARYKTMKGFNVKRKAGWDTHGLPVELQVEKELGISGKGQIEDIVSGDKRASVEKFNKLCRESVWKYKEEWEKLTERMAYWVDMEDPYITYEPKYIESVWSLIGEIDKKGLLYKGHKVVPYCPRCGTALSSHEVAQGYQNIKEESVYVKIKSKKEDVFFLVWTTTPWTLAGNAALAFSPNVEYARAKLNNEEYIIALNRVEAVLGAEAEIVEKGLDGEAIIERYNCGEEPDYEAIYADGEGYSEAGERAYQLITADYVSDHDGTGIVHIAPAFGADDYIYGFQQNRIKVLKTVDEKGTEMAGAGKGKFVKDADNDVKEDLRARDILFKVESVKHDYPFCWRCDSPLIYMARDSWYIAMSKVREELLKNNEDINWNPGYLKNGRFGNWLENIQDWAISRDRYWGTPLPIWECDKCQKYKVVTSLEEIKNVEPHKPEIDGVIFDCECGGKMKRTPEVMDVWLDSGAMPYAQYHVPFENVELQKSQFPADFICEAVDQTRGWFYTLLALSTITSNTSSYKNVISTGHVLDAHGKKMSKSKGNIIEPSEAFGKYGADVIRYFFYSTNQPGEPKLFNDKEVISVSRNLFMTLWNVYSFFMTYASIDGWKPDKVETQKSKVKSPMVEVESVLDEWILAKLQELINQVSEGLDKFDPYKPSNQIIDFVGELSTWYVRRSRRRFWKSESDSDKESAYHTLYYVLISLTKILAPMAPMFAETVYQGLRDESDPESVHLTDFPNQSKFDQKILDEMSEARNIVEEGLSKRAEAKIKVRQPLNSISTAVTLRPEFAEIILEEVNVKKVIAKDSGGTELDINITPELKLEGLARELVRSIQALRKNAGFEVENRIEVLYDTDSEELLETFEKFHDLISREVLAVSIKSNRSDSGYSEDLLIDGASIWINVSKTN; this comes from the coding sequence ATGAGTTTCAAAAAGATCGATTCTAGATTAAATCTGCCACTTGAAGAAGAAAACATTCTTAAATTTTGGCGTGAAAATAATATTTTCAAACAAACCCTGGAAAAGGATTCACCAGAAGGCAATTTTGTCTTTTTCGAGGGTCCGCCCACTGCCAATGGTAAGCCTGGCATCCACCACGTACTCGCCAGATCGTTCAAAGATCTCTTCGCTCGATACAAAACGATGAAAGGATTTAATGTCAAACGCAAAGCTGGCTGGGACACTCATGGTCTGCCAGTAGAGCTTCAAGTCGAGAAGGAATTGGGGATTTCTGGCAAGGGACAAATTGAAGATATTGTGTCGGGAGACAAAAGGGCTTCAGTTGAGAAGTTCAACAAACTATGTCGCGAATCAGTCTGGAAGTACAAAGAGGAGTGGGAAAAATTGACTGAGAGAATGGCTTATTGGGTAGATATGGAAGATCCGTACATTACCTATGAACCAAAATATATCGAAAGCGTCTGGAGCTTGATCGGAGAAATCGACAAAAAAGGTCTATTGTATAAGGGCCACAAGGTTGTGCCATATTGCCCTCGTTGTGGAACTGCGCTTTCTTCTCATGAAGTAGCTCAGGGATATCAGAATATCAAGGAAGAATCCGTATACGTCAAGATAAAGTCGAAGAAAGAAGATGTATTTTTCCTGGTCTGGACTACTACGCCTTGGACGCTCGCTGGCAACGCCGCTTTGGCTTTTAGCCCAAACGTTGAGTATGCTCGGGCAAAATTAAACAATGAGGAATATATTATTGCTCTCAATCGCGTGGAAGCTGTTCTCGGCGCAGAGGCTGAAATTGTAGAGAAGGGCCTGGACGGAGAGGCTATTATCGAGCGATATAATTGTGGCGAGGAGCCTGATTACGAGGCAATTTATGCGGATGGTGAAGGATATAGTGAGGCGGGCGAGCGGGCTTATCAGTTGATCACTGCCGATTATGTTTCTGACCATGATGGTACAGGAATAGTTCATATAGCGCCTGCTTTTGGTGCTGATGATTATATCTATGGGTTTCAGCAAAACCGAATTAAGGTTTTGAAGACGGTGGACGAGAAAGGTACTGAGATGGCTGGTGCAGGCAAGGGCAAATTTGTGAAAGATGCCGATAATGATGTCAAAGAAGATTTACGAGCGAGGGACATATTATTCAAAGTAGAATCAGTCAAACACGATTATCCATTCTGTTGGCGCTGTGATTCTCCACTTATTTATATGGCCAGGGATTCTTGGTATATCGCGATGAGCAAGGTTCGCGAAGAGCTTTTGAAAAACAATGAAGATATCAATTGGAATCCAGGATATTTGAAAAATGGCAGATTCGGGAATTGGCTAGAGAATATTCAGGACTGGGCGATTTCTAGAGACCGATATTGGGGAACTCCATTGCCCATCTGGGAGTGTGATAAATGCCAGAAGTATAAGGTCGTTACTTCTCTCGAAGAAATCAAGAATGTTGAGCCACACAAGCCAGAAATTGACGGAGTAATATTTGATTGTGAATGTGGCGGCAAGATGAAGCGAACGCCGGAAGTTATGGATGTTTGGCTTGACTCTGGCGCTATGCCATATGCTCAATATCATGTTCCTTTTGAGAATGTCGAGTTGCAAAAAAGCCAGTTCCCAGCAGACTTTATCTGCGAAGCTGTCGACCAAACGAGAGGTTGGTTCTACACACTGTTAGCCCTATCCACCATCACTAGCAATACTTCTTCCTACAAGAATGTGATCTCTACTGGCCATGTTTTAGACGCTCATGGCAAGAAAATGTCGAAGTCAAAGGGCAATATTATTGAGCCATCTGAAGCCTTTGGAAAGTATGGTGCAGACGTGATCCGCTACTTCTTTTACTCGACCAACCAGCCGGGCGAGCCAAAATTATTTAATGACAAAGAAGTTATCTCTGTCTCTCGCAATCTTTTCATGACACTTTGGAATGTCTATTCGTTTTTCATGACATACGCCTCAATTGATGGATGGAAACCGGATAAGGTCGAAACTCAAAAGTCGAAAGTCAAAAGTCCGATGGTTGAGGTTGAAAGTGTACTCGACGAGTGGATCTTGGCAAAACTACAGGAGTTGATCAACCAGGTCAGCGAAGGACTCGATAAGTTTGATCCCTACAAGCCGAGCAATCAGATCATCGATTTTGTTGGTGAGCTTTCAACCTGGTATGTCCGACGTTCTCGCAGGAGATTTTGGAAAAGCGAGAGTGATTCAGACAAGGAGAGCGCTTATCACACTTTGTATTACGTTTTGATTTCGCTAACCAAGATTTTGGCTCCTATGGCTCCAATGTTTGCTGAGACTGTCTACCAAGGGTTGCGAGACGAAAGCGATCCAGAGTCGGTTCACCTGACGGATTTCCCAAATCAATCAAAGTTTGACCAGAAAATATTGGATGAAATGTCAGAAGCAAGAAATATTGTAGAAGAGGGCTTGTCAAAACGCGCTGAAGCCAAGATCAAAGTTCGTCAACCGTTAAATTCTATCTCAACTGCAGTTACATTGAGACCTGAGTTTGCTGAGATTATCCTAGAAGAGGTAAATGTTAAAAAAGTTATCGCCAAGGATTCTGGCGGGACTGAATTAGATATCAATATCACCCCTGAACTCAAATTGGAAGGATTGGCGAGAGAGCTAGTCAGAAGTATTCAGGCTTTGCGAAAAAACGCTGGATTTGAGGTCGAGAACCGTATCGAAGTGCTATATGACACTGATTCTGAGGAGCTTCTCGAAACCTTCGAAAAATTTCATGACCTGATCTCCCGTGAAGTGCTGGCCGTATCAATTAAATCTAACCGGAGTGATAGCGGATATTCGGAAGACTTGTTGATTGATGGCGCGAGTATATGGATAAATGTCTCGAAAACAAATTAA
- the rodA gene encoding rod shape-determining protein RodA yields MSKLKTIDIAIFIIPIVFLAVSIAIIYSLVMGTNNESLWSKQAMVGLVGIVAMVGVCFVDYRQFRGVSAILYIISILLLIIVEFVGKTVNGAMNWIDLGFFQLQPSEVAKVFLIIVLASFFSRKIGKISWSDIFTSFLIVALPLILILLEPDFGTGLIVILMYLTMLIMSKPTRAQILTLVLTVVVVLSIGFGAYMKVKPFDRMLRDYQRHRIAVFLDPSLAPTKEGYNVKQAQITVGSGGMFGRGLGKGSQSQLRFLPESHTDFIFSGIAESFGFLGSGFFLFLYCFFLYRLIQIGQSARDNFGLLIVVGAVSMFFYQVLISVGMNIGLLPVTGIPLPLMSYGGTSLFVSLFVIGLVQSIHIHRQRKSF; encoded by the coding sequence GTGTCTAAACTCAAAACAATTGATATTGCGATATTTATTATACCTATTGTCTTCTTGGCTGTTAGCATTGCAATTATATATAGCCTTGTGATGGGAACGAATAATGAATCCCTCTGGTCGAAGCAGGCCATGGTTGGCTTGGTCGGCATCGTAGCGATGGTCGGCGTATGCTTTGTCGATTACCGTCAGTTTCGGGGCGTTTCGGCGATCCTCTATATTATATCGATTCTATTGCTCATAATTGTCGAATTTGTGGGCAAAACTGTGAACGGAGCCATGAACTGGATTGACCTTGGTTTTTTCCAACTTCAGCCTTCCGAGGTGGCAAAAGTATTTTTGATTATTGTTTTGGCCTCATTTTTCTCACGAAAAATCGGGAAAATTAGTTGGAGCGATATATTCACATCTTTTTTGATCGTGGCGTTGCCTCTCATTTTGATATTGCTCGAACCAGACTTCGGTACGGGACTGATCGTAATCTTAATGTATCTGACCATGCTGATTATGTCGAAACCGACACGTGCGCAGATCCTCACCCTGGTTCTTACGGTTGTTGTAGTACTCTCGATCGGGTTTGGCGCGTATATGAAAGTTAAGCCCTTCGATCGGATGCTTAGGGATTATCAGAGACACCGCATCGCGGTTTTCTTGGATCCTAGTTTGGCGCCCACAAAAGAGGGCTACAATGTAAAGCAGGCTCAAATCACAGTGGGCTCTGGCGGAATGTTTGGCAGGGGATTGGGCAAGGGTTCTCAGAGTCAGCTTCGCTTCCTGCCTGAATCTCATACTGATTTTATTTTTTCTGGGATTGCTGAATCGTTTGGCTTCTTGGGGAGTGGTTTTTTCCTATTTTTATATTGTTTTTTCTTGTATCGTCTTATACAAATTGGACAGTCCGCCAGAGATAATTTTGGCCTTCTGATCGTAGTTGGCGCAGTTAGCATGTTTTTCTACCAAGTTTTAATCAGCGTAGGCATGAATATCGGCCTACTTCCAGTCACCGGCATCCCGCTACCACTTATGAGTTATGGCGGAACTTCACTTTTTGTCTCTCTATTTGTGATTGGTCTGGTCCAGAGTATTCATATCCATCGCCAGAGGAAATCGTTTTGA
- the rplU gene encoding 50S ribosomal protein L21 has protein sequence MFAVISYNGNQYKFEENKEYNIALIETSEKDIVFDDVLLVSTEKEILVGEPNVKGASVKAEIIGLARGKKLTAMKFKAKARVKKTLGHKQDYTRIKVITINS, from the coding sequence ATGTTTGCAGTTATTTCGTACAATGGAAACCAGTACAAATTCGAGGAGAACAAAGAATATAATATCGCTCTGATTGAAACTAGCGAGAAGGATATTGTTTTTGACGACGTTTTATTGGTCAGCACCGAAAAAGAAATTCTAGTTGGAGAGCCGAATGTAAAGGGTGCTTCAGTAAAAGCCGAGATTATCGGTCTTGCTCGTGGCAAGAAATTGACCGCTATGAAATTTAAAGCCAAGGCTCGCGTCAAAAAAACGCTGGGTCACAAGCAGGATTATACCCGGATCAAGGTTATAACAATTAATAGCTAA
- the nusG gene encoding transcription termination/antitermination protein NusG — protein sequence MAPKEPKQELEEEIKVDESAESKQFLTLKQTGERNWYVIHTYSGYEEQVADSLKQRIESMNMEDKIFDVIVPKEKQIEIKNGKRKTVEKKIFPGYVLVDMIVTDDSWYVVRNTPNVTGFIGFGVRPTPMSKEEIDRIKKRMGVEEPKYQIDFRVNDLVKITDGALKGFEGKIEEIDQNKGKIKVLVNMFGRETPVNLDFLQVVKI from the coding sequence ATGGCACCAAAAGAACCAAAACAAGAACTCGAAGAAGAAATCAAAGTTGACGAATCTGCTGAATCAAAGCAGTTTTTGACCTTGAAGCAGACTGGTGAACGCAACTGGTATGTGATTCATACCTATTCTGGATATGAGGAGCAAGTTGCCGATTCTTTGAAACAGAGAATCGAATCCATGAACATGGAAGATAAGATCTTCGATGTTATCGTGCCAAAAGAAAAACAGATTGAAATCAAAAACGGTAAGCGCAAAACTGTCGAAAAGAAGATTTTCCCTGGTTATGTCCTTGTTGATATGATTGTTACTGATGACTCTTGGTATGTCGTCCGAAATACGCCGAATGTTACTGGCTTTATTGGTTTCGGTGTTCGTCCTACCCCAATGTCAAAGGAAGAAATTGATCGCATCAAGAAGAGAATGGGCGTCGAAGAGCCAAAATATCAGATTGATTTCCGAGTTAATGATTTGGTCAAAATTACCGATGGAGCTCTCAAGGGTTTCGAAGGTAAGATTGAAGAAATTGACCAGAACAAAGGCAAGATCAAGGTCTTGGTTAATATGTTTGGTCGCGAGACCCCAGTAAATCTAGACTTTTTACAAGTTGTGAAAATATAA
- the rplK gene encoding 50S ribosomal protein L11 — protein MAKAIKAVIKLQCPAGKANPAPPVGPALGQHGLNIMEFCTKFNEATREKGDFIIPVEITVYEDRTYTFILKQPPAAVLVMKAVKAAKGSDNSKKNKVGKITQAQLEEIANTKMSDLNANDIEAAKKIIAGTARSMGVEVEK, from the coding sequence ATGGCAAAAGCAATAAAAGCAGTTATCAAATTACAATGTCCAGCAGGTAAAGCAAATCCTGCACCTCCAGTCGGCCCAGCACTTGGTCAGCATGGTTTGAATATCATGGAATTCTGCACCAAGTTCAACGAGGCTACTAGGGAAAAGGGCGACTTCATCATTCCTGTAGAGATTACGGTTTATGAAGATAGAACTTATACCTTCATTCTGAAGCAGCCACCCGCAGCCGTATTGGTTATGAAAGCCGTTAAGGCCGCTAAGGGCAGCGACAACTCCAAGAAAAATAAGGTTGGCAAGATTACTCAAGCTCAGCTCGAAGAAATCGCAAACACAAAAATGTCAGATCTAAACGCAAATGACATCGAAGCGGCCAAGAAGATCATCGCCGGTACAGCTCGAAGCATGGGCGTTGAAGTAGAGAAATAA